CCACGGTCATGTCCGCAGTCCCGACAACGGCCCGTGCCGCCTTCATGAATCCCTTGCCCGCGGCATGCGTCAGGGACTTGAGGTAGACAGACGTGATGGTCTTGGCCGCATTGGCGGTCACGGCCACCAGCATGGTTCCGGCCTCGGACATGGCACCTCTGCGACAGGCTGCACTGGAGCCGTCCAATTGATAGTTGAAATGGTTGCGGGTGATGATGCCGACCCTGAGCGCGAGGAACCCGTTTGCCGCCCCATCCAGCAAGGCCGCGGTCAGAGCCGCTGCAACCCCGCTGGCGCCGGGAATCGCGCCCATGGCCGAACTCGCCAGCACCGGGGAAAGTATGGAATCTATCTGTTCCTGTACATCCAGCTCCTCCACGCCTCCGGCCAGGAATGTTGCCACAGCCACATTCACGTAGACACGAGCCAGACCGGACAGGGAAGCCCGCTGACTGTATATTCCGGAAACGTCCCAGACCAGTTTGGTCAGCAGGCCGAAGACCACGAAGGAATCCAGCTTGCCGTTCTGGGAGATGGCGGTGGTCAGAAAAATGCGGGATGCGGTCTTCCTCGTGGCCTCATTGGCCACCTCGTCCAGATGGTGCAGGGCCAGCTCCACATCCTCCTCGGTGCGCAAGCCCAGCTCGGCCTTGCGCACATGCGGATTGCGGCGCAGCCGCTTCCTTGCCTTCCGAAAGAAGTCGGACCGTTGGGAAGCCGAGGCGTTCTCGGGCAATCTGAGTGGACGGGGACGCCGAAACACAAGGACGAACGGGACCGCCGTGAACCAGAAGACCAGCGCACATCCGCCCCAGAACACATACGGCTCGGCTCCGGGGACGAAGCGATTCGCCAGATCGGCAAGTCCGGCCACCTGATTCATCATGAACAGCAGAAAGCCGATCCACAGCAGAATCAGCACAAGAAAAAAAGCACGCACAAGGGAATGTTTCATGTCAGCATGTTCCTGCCCCCCACCGATGTGCGAACACGAAAAAAAGGGAGCGGCTTGGGACCGCCCCCTGCATCGAATTTCATGCTAAAATGTTCGGGAATCATGCGGGACGGTTTTTTTCACACCACCACAAGATTCCCGGCAAATCAATCGTTTTCCAAATCACGCACCATGTCCGCGACAGGCACTCCGCTCGGAGAAAGCGCATCCGGCTTGACCGCAAGCACAGCCTTCCAT
Above is a window of Pseudodesulfovibrio tunisiensis DNA encoding:
- a CDS encoding DUF697 domain-containing protein, whose protein sequence is MKHSLVRAFFLVLILLWIGFLLFMMNQVAGLADLANRFVPGAEPYVFWGGCALVFWFTAVPFVLVFRRPRPLRLPENASASQRSDFFRKARKRLRRNPHVRKAELGLRTEEDVELALHHLDEVANEATRKTASRIFLTTAISQNGKLDSFVVFGLLTKLVWDVSGIYSQRASLSGLARVYVNVAVATFLAGGVEELDVQEQIDSILSPVLASSAMGAIPGASGVAAALTAALLDGAANGFLALRVGIITRNHFNYQLDGSSAACRRGAMSEAGTMLVAVTANAAKTITSVYLKSLTHAAGKGFMKAARAVVGTADMTVDATSRAAHASADAVSSGARGVGRFTKAAGRIFRKE